The DNA sequence GGCCGCCTCCGGGGAGAGGCCGACCAGGGCCACCTCGGGCTGGGTGAAGATCGCCTGAGGGATTATGTAGCGTCGCCCTTCATGGGCGACGTTATGTGCCAACCGCTCGGCCAAGAGCAATCCCTCGTGGGACGCCTTATGGGCGAGGAGGGCCCCGCCCCGGAGGTCGCCGATCGCGTAGATCCCGGGAGCGGCCGCGAAGTCCTGGTCGGTGGGCACGAACCCCCGTTCCGGCCGGATGCCCACGTGTTCGAGCCCAAGGCCCTCCGGCTGTGGGCGGCGGCCTACCGCCACCAGCACCGCATCGCCGGGGACCTCCTCCGTGCCGGCCGTGCTACGCACGAGGACGCCGTCCTTGGTGAGCCCCTGGGCGGCGGCCCCCAGGCGGAGTTCGATCCCCTGCCGCCGGAGCGCCTGGCGGAGGACGCCCTCCCCGCGGGGGGAGAGGCCCAATCCGGGGAGGAGCCCGTTCATCATCTCCACCACGGTGACCTGGCTTCCCAGGCGGCGGTAGATGGTGGCGAGCTCGAGGCCGATGGCCCCGCCCCCGACCACCACCAGGTGCTCGGGCACGCGGGGGAGCCCCAGGGCATCGGTGGACGACCACACCCGCTCCCCATCGAACGGAAGCTCGGGGATCTCGCTGGGGGCGGAGCCGGTGGCGAGGACGATGATCTCTGCGGCGAGCGTCTCCTCCCGGTCGGCGAGGCGGAGCTGGCCGGGGCCGGTCAAGGTGGCTTCCCCAGGGATGACCTCCACCCCGACCGCGGACAGGAGTTTTCCGATCCCGGCGCGCAGGTTCTGGATGACCTCGTCCAGCCAGGCCCGCAAGCGGGGGAGGTCGACCTCGGCGGCAACGGCCACGCCCATCCGGGCGAACGCGTCCCGCCGGCCGAGGGGGGTGGTGGCCACGTACAGGGCCTTGGTGGGGATGCATCCCTCGTTCAGGCACACCCCGCCCAGGGCGCGGCGTTCCACGAGCACCGTATCCACTCCGAGCTGGCCGAGCCGGCGGGCGGCGACGTACCCGGCGGGCCCGCCTCCGACGATGGCGACCCGAGTGCGCTCCATGGCGGCCCTAGTTTAAGGGGGGTAGCGTCGCCCTTCATGGGCGACGTCAGGGGGCCGGCGGCGGGGACAAACCCCGCGAACGTAAGGAAGGGGGCTGGGCCACTCGGCCCAGCCCCACCCATGCGGTTGGCTTACCTGTCGCTTGCTACCCTACTCGGTCGGTGCCGGCGGGGCGAAGAGCTCCCCAAAGGTGAACGTCGCCGACAGCACCAGCGACTCCCCCGGATTCGGCATGAGCACGTACGCCGCGTCGATCGCGAGCCCAGCGAGGGAGAACCCCGCCCCTACCGCGAAGTAGTACCCGGTGAAGTCCATCTCCGGGACCACGACCCCGGCCCGCACGGCCAGGTTCTCGATCAGCACGAACTCGAGCCCCGTGCGCAGGTCCCGGACCGCGAAGTCCATCCCGCCGAGCTCCACGTCCGCGGCGAGCTTCAGCGCCCCATCGAGGAGCTTCAGGGCCATCCCCGCCGCATAGAGCGGGGTCACCGTCTGCCCGGCGAGGGTCGTCCCGCCCACGTCCTTGGCCACGATCCCGATCGCGATCTCCGGCGTCAGCGGCAGGAGCGCCCCCACGTCGAACCCGAACCCGGTGGCCGTGTCATCGTCCACCGTCTCCGAGTAGTACTTCAGGTTCACGCCCACCGTGCCGAAGTCCCCGACCTTCACGCCGACCGTGCCCAGGTACGCGTTCGCCGCGTACAGCTCGCCTGCGGTCAGGTCGGCCCAGCCGATCCCGACCGCGTAGCCGGCGAAGCTGAACCCACCGGCGATGTACTGGTACCCCACCATCCCGAACAGCTCCGACGTCGCCCCACCCAGCCAGGCCTGCTCGCCCATCAGGGCGATCCCGGCCGGGTTCCACAGCGCCGCCGTGCCGTCATCCGCCAGGGCGCAGAACGCGCCGCCCATCCCCAGCGCCTTCGCCCCATGACCGCCCTGGAACCCGATGACCCCTTCGTACCCCAGGGCCACCGTGGCCAAGACGCCCACGAGCATCATCGCAATGAGCGCTCTTTTCATCGTCGTCTCCTACCTCCTATCGTCGGGGACAAGCCCCGACGCTACAGGAGGGAGGCGGGGCCGGGGGCCGTGCCCCCGGCCCTCTCCCCCCCTTGCTACCGCTTGATGTACACGAAGCCGCGGAAGGTCCAGACCCTGCTCGGGCTGCCACCCTCCACCACGGCCACGTAGATGTAGGCCCCGTTCCGCAGGGTCCCACCGGTCCACGTGACCGACCCCGTGTTCGTGCCGGACACCTCACCCACCTTGTGCCCGGTGAGGTCGTAGATGGTGATCGTGAGCTTGTCCGCCACCGCGCCCGTCGGCTGGGCCACGATCGCGAACGTGGTCGAGGTTGCAAACGGGTTCGGGGTGATGGAGATGCCGGTCACGTTCGTGAGCGCCGCCGCGGCCACCGTCGCACTCGCCTGCGCCGTGCGCGTGGCGATGATCGGGTCGGTGTAGACCGCGGTGATGGTGCCGAGCTTCACGGCTTCGGGCAGGACGTAGGTCACCCGGAACTTGCCGGCCTGGCCGGCCACCTCCGGGATCTCCGTCCAGCTTGCGAGCTCAGCCCCGTCCTTGTCCTTGAGGACCAGGACCTTCGCCTCGCCCACGATCCTGCCGGCGCCCGCGTACTGCTCGTCGGTCACGGTGATCGTCACCGTGTCGCCCGGGTAGTACGTGGTCCGGTCGAAGGCGACGGAGAGCGCCACTACCGGCGGGGTGATCCCGCCCGCTCCGCCCTCGCTCACCTTGATCGAGATGATCGAGATGTCGGAGTGGTTCGACGGGTCCTGGTAGAAGGCCATGATCGTGTCGCCCGGCTTCGAAGCCAGGTTGCCATCGCCTGGGCTCCGGGCGTCGGCCACGAGGACGCACGTGGTGGACCGGAAGATCCCGGACCCGACCGCGGTCTCGCGGAGGTCCATCCGCTCCCACGTCCCGCG is a window from the Candidatus Acetothermia bacterium genome containing:
- the lpdA gene encoding dihydrolipoyl dehydrogenase, yielding MERTRVAIVGGGPAGYVAARRLGQLGVDTVLVERRALGGVCLNEGCIPTKALYVATTPLGRRDAFARMGVAVAAEVDLPRLRAWLDEVIQNLRAGIGKLLSAVGVEVIPGEATLTGPGQLRLADREETLAAEIIVLATGSAPSEIPELPFDGERVWSSTDALGLPRVPEHLVVVGGGAIGLELATIYRRLGSQVTVVEMMNGLLPGLGLSPRGEGVLRQALRRQGIELRLGAAAQGLTKDGVLVRSTAGTEEVPGDAVLVAVGRRPQPEGLGLEHVGIRPERGFVPTDQDFAAAPGIYAIGDLRGGALLAHKASHEGLLLAERLAHNVAHEGRRYIIPQAIFTQPEVALVGLSPEAAAAQGIEVRVGRCPLGALGRAWAEGELDGHFQVVADREGHLLGAEIVGPHASDLIAEAALAIASGLTLAELAETVHAHPTFPEGLWEAALAALHRPLHTP
- a CDS encoding T9SS type A sorting domain-containing protein, producing TQFSGITQDAGEDSAPIWYVASGDSDKMTPDGAVTGGVNLNDTSISQIPETVKVFMWNAQRGTWERMDLRETAVGSGIFRSTTCVLVADARSPGDGNLASKPGDTIMAFYQDPSNHSDISIISIKVSEGGAGGITPPVVALSVAFDRTTYYPGDTVTITVTDEQYAGAGRIVGEAKVLVLKDKDGAELASWTEIPEVAGQAGKFRVTYVLPEAVKLGTITAVYTDPIIATRTAQASATVAAAALTNVTGISITPNPFATSTTFAIVAQPTGAVADKLTITIYDLTGHKVGEVSGTNTGSVTWTGGTLRNGAYIYVAVVEGGSPSRVWTFRGFVYIKR